The Osmerus eperlanus chromosome 7, fOsmEpe2.1, whole genome shotgun sequence genome includes a region encoding these proteins:
- the LOC134024041 gene encoding uncharacterized protein LOC134024041 isoform X1 translates to MLRPVLVLVLLLYHHGCGVSCQERPYFVSRNFHNVLQWGEDGSGGGDVLYSVFWARYGTEFVPKLECQNMRSLSCNLSADTTYDYHSSRFLARVYANTTLLGETPTFKPLEDTVLGPPLLKVVEGELKGSVEVLCSLPPRVEEVLTKNKLPYSHYDAHYNLTITTGNADVKETSNGVFEVQRPGVSKACGAVVYRPYLNQQRSPSQEASFCINAHPTDDPWHLFPWLLLSACLLVGCVPVVTVLTCHYVRQKRDLPDCTKVMSSKGPPHLLQPQKVVLSLAHAEGPCLGGTEGARKPPLTRPQVSRDSGCYSPQDAPSTPSTPLLWQRGPLSPQDAPSSPSLWQRGPLSPQDAPSSPSLWQRGPLSLQTPPPEDSNNSLHSSTIYSMVGVQPAREGGPSPLGLRENHAQLWAPPPGEPPSQSLLEPPPSLGPRLPGLQPDTQRDTSVCLTLLSHIEGGFPLANLATAGQRAPLLSDLLCERDSDWLDPEETRVHASNQVPPAPQHGPPLCLPHTPPPGEPSSGYKQSWFPGIVVEGEHHATQPPLRGDHREEGEHHATQPPLRGDHREEGEHHATQPPLRGDHREEGEERLGEEGSGEEDKMCQIPLGDWVIRVLG, encoded by the exons ATGCTCCGTCCTgtgctggtcctggttctgctgCTGTACCACCATG gctgcgGGGTATCATGTCAGGAGAGACCATACTTCGTATCCAGGAACTTCCATAACGTGCTGCAGTGGGGTGAAGATGGAAGTGGTGGAGGGGACGTCCTCTACAGTGTCTTCTGGGCCAG ATACGGGACAGAGTTTGTGCCGAAGCTGGAGTGTCAGAACATGAGGTCTCTCTCCTGTAACCTCAGTGCTGACACGACGTACGACTACCACTCCTCCCGCTTCCTGGCTCGTGTCTACGCCAACACCACGCTGCTGGGAGAGACACCAACCTTCAAACCCCTGGAAGACA cGGTACTGGGCCCTCCCCTCCTGAAGGTAGTTGAGGGTGAGCTGAAGGGGTCTGTGGAggtgctctgctctctcccccccagggtTGAGGAGGTGCTCACCAAGAACAAGTTACCATACTCCCACTATGATGCCCACTACAACCTCACCATCACCACTGGCAACGCTGAC GTGAAGGAGACTTCCAATGGGGTGTTCGAGGTCCAGAGACCAGGTGTGTCAAAGGCCTGTGGGGCAGTGGTGTACCGTCCCTACCTGAACCAGCAGCGCTCCCCCAGCCAGGAGGCCTCCTTCTGCATCA ATGCCCACCCCACAGATGACCCCTGGCACCTGTTCCCATGGTTACTGTTGTCCGCCTGTCTCCTGGTGGGGTGCGTCCCCGTAGTAACAGTGTTGACGTGTCACTACGTGAGACAGAAGCGGGATCTTCCTGACTGCACG AAAGTGATGTCCAGCAAGGgcccccctcacctgctccaGCCCCAGAAGGTGGTCCTCTCCCTGGCCCATGCCGAGGGGCCCTgtctgggggggacagagggggccaGGAAGCCCCCCCTCACCAGGCCCCAGGTCAGCAGGGACTCTGGCTGTTACTCCCCCCAGgacgccccctccaccccctccaccccccttctctGGCAGCGggggcccctctccccccaggacgccccctcctccccctctctctggcagcgggggcccctctccccccaggacgccccctcctccccctctctctggcagcgggggcccctctccctccagacacccCCTCCAGAAGACTCCAACAAcagcctccactcctccaccatcTACAGCATGGTGGGGGTCCAACCAGCCAGGGAGGGGGGCCCGTCCCCCCTGGGGCTCAGAGAGAACCATGCCCAGCTGTGGGCGCCGCCTCCAGGGGAGCCTCCCTCCCAGAGCCTCctggagccccccccctctctgggcCCCCGCCTCCCTGGACTGCAGCCGGACACCCAGAGGGACACGTCCGTCTGTCTGACGCTACTCTCTCACATCGAGGGGGGTTTTCCCCTggcaaacctggcaaccgcTGGACAGAGGGCGCCCCTGTTGTCAGACCTTCTCTGCGAGAgggattctgattggctggacccTGAGGAGACCCGTGTGCACGCCTCCAACCAGgtccccccggccccccagcacggcccccccctctgcctcccacacaccccccccccaggagagccGTCATCTGGGTACAAGCAGAGCTGGTTCCCTGGgatagtggtggagggggagcacCATGCgacccagcctcccctcagaggtgaccacagagaggagggggagcaccatgctacccagcctcccctcagaggtgaccacagagaggagggggagcaccatgctacccagcctcccctcagaggtgaccacagagaggagggggaggagcggctgggagaggaggggtcggGGGAGGAGGACAAAATGTGCCAGATACCTCTGGGAGATTGGGTGATCCGTGTCCTGGGCTGA
- the LOC134024041 gene encoding uncharacterized protein LOC134024041 isoform X2, whose translation MLRPVLVLVLLLYHHGCGVSCQERPYFVSRNFHNVLQWGEDGSGGGDVLYSVFWARYGTEFVPKLECQNMRSLSCNLSADTTYDYHSSRFLARVYANTTLLGETPTFKPLEDTVLGPPLLKVVEGELKGSVEVLCSLPPRVEEVLTKNKLPYSHYDAHYNLTITTGNADVKETSNGVFEVQRPGVSKACGAVVYRPYLNQQRSPSQEASFCINAHPTDDPWHLFPWLLLSACLLVGCVPVVTVLTCHYVRQKRDLPDCTKVMSSKGPPHLLQPQKVVLSLAHAEGPCLGGTEGARKPPLTRPQVSRDSGCYSPQDAPSTPSTPLLWQRGPLSPQDAPSSPSLWQRGPLSPQDAPSSPSLWQRGPLSLQTPPPEDSNNSLHSSTIYSMVGVQPAREGGPSPLGLRENHAQLWAPPPGEPPSQSLLEPPPSLGPRLPGLQPDTQRDTSVCLTLLSHIEGGFPLANLATAGQRAPLLSDLLCERDSDWLDPEETRVHASNQVPPAPQHGPPLCLPHTPPPGEPSSGYKQSWFPGIVVEGEHHATQPPLRGDHREEGEERLGEEGSGEEDKMCQIPLGDWVIRVLG comes from the exons ATGCTCCGTCCTgtgctggtcctggttctgctgCTGTACCACCATG gctgcgGGGTATCATGTCAGGAGAGACCATACTTCGTATCCAGGAACTTCCATAACGTGCTGCAGTGGGGTGAAGATGGAAGTGGTGGAGGGGACGTCCTCTACAGTGTCTTCTGGGCCAG ATACGGGACAGAGTTTGTGCCGAAGCTGGAGTGTCAGAACATGAGGTCTCTCTCCTGTAACCTCAGTGCTGACACGACGTACGACTACCACTCCTCCCGCTTCCTGGCTCGTGTCTACGCCAACACCACGCTGCTGGGAGAGACACCAACCTTCAAACCCCTGGAAGACA cGGTACTGGGCCCTCCCCTCCTGAAGGTAGTTGAGGGTGAGCTGAAGGGGTCTGTGGAggtgctctgctctctcccccccagggtTGAGGAGGTGCTCACCAAGAACAAGTTACCATACTCCCACTATGATGCCCACTACAACCTCACCATCACCACTGGCAACGCTGAC GTGAAGGAGACTTCCAATGGGGTGTTCGAGGTCCAGAGACCAGGTGTGTCAAAGGCCTGTGGGGCAGTGGTGTACCGTCCCTACCTGAACCAGCAGCGCTCCCCCAGCCAGGAGGCCTCCTTCTGCATCA ATGCCCACCCCACAGATGACCCCTGGCACCTGTTCCCATGGTTACTGTTGTCCGCCTGTCTCCTGGTGGGGTGCGTCCCCGTAGTAACAGTGTTGACGTGTCACTACGTGAGACAGAAGCGGGATCTTCCTGACTGCACG AAAGTGATGTCCAGCAAGGgcccccctcacctgctccaGCCCCAGAAGGTGGTCCTCTCCCTGGCCCATGCCGAGGGGCCCTgtctgggggggacagagggggccaGGAAGCCCCCCCTCACCAGGCCCCAGGTCAGCAGGGACTCTGGCTGTTACTCCCCCCAGgacgccccctccaccccctccaccccccttctctGGCAGCGggggcccctctccccccaggacgccccctcctccccctctctctggcagcgggggcccctctccccccaggacgccccctcctccccctctctctggcagcgggggcccctctccctccagacacccCCTCCAGAAGACTCCAACAAcagcctccactcctccaccatcTACAGCATGGTGGGGGTCCAACCAGCCAGGGAGGGGGGCCCGTCCCCCCTGGGGCTCAGAGAGAACCATGCCCAGCTGTGGGCGCCGCCTCCAGGGGAGCCTCCCTCCCAGAGCCTCctggagccccccccctctctgggcCCCCGCCTCCCTGGACTGCAGCCGGACACCCAGAGGGACACGTCCGTCTGTCTGACGCTACTCTCTCACATCGAGGGGGGTTTTCCCCTggcaaacctggcaaccgcTGGACAGAGGGCGCCCCTGTTGTCAGACCTTCTCTGCGAGAgggattctgattggctggacccTGAGGAGACCCGTGTGCACGCCTCCAACCAGgtccccccggccccccagcacggcccccccctctgcctcccacacaccccccccccaggagagccGTCATCTGGGTACAAGCAGAGCTGGTTCCCTGGgatagtggtggagggggagcacCATGCgacccagcctcccctcagag gtgaccacagagaggagggggaggagcggctgggagaggaggggtcggGGGAGGAGGACAAAATGTGCCAGATACCTCTGGGAGATTGGGTGATCCGTGTCCTGGGCTGA